The stretch of DNA TTGCAGTCTAGTGCTGGTTTTTCCCGTTGATTAGCGCGCTAATGGGCAACCTTTGGTTTTCAAATGGAAACAATCCATGAGTGAGATGGATGACCTGGCGGCGTTCGCCGTGCTGATCGAGGCTGGCAGTTTTACCCTGGCCGCCCAGCAACTGGGGTGCAGCAAGGGGCAATTGTCCAAGCGCATCAGCGCCCTGGAGGCACAGTTCACGGTGGTGCTGTTGCAGCGCACCACACGGCGCTTGAGCCTGACCGCGGCGGGCGCCGCCTTGTTGCCCCAGGCCCAGGCGCTGCTGGTTCAGGTCGAGCGGGCGCGCCAGGCGCTGGCGCGGCTCAAGGACGACATGGCCGGGCCGGTGCGGCTGACGGTGCCGGTGTCCCTGGGCGAGACCTTCTTCGAAGGCCTGCTGCTGGAGTTTTCCCGGCAGTACCCCGAGGTGCAGATCGAGCTGGAGCTGAACAACAACTACCGCGATCTGTCCCGGGACGGTTTCGACCTGGCGATCCGTTCGGAAGTGGCCAATGACCAACGACTGGTGGCCAGGCCGCTGCTGGCCTGGCACGAGATGACCTGTGCCAGCCCGGTTTACCTGGAACAGTATGGCGAGCCACAGGCGCCCAGGGACCTGGCCGAGCATCGCTGCCTGCTCAACAGCCATTACAGCGGCCGTGAGGAGTGGCTCTATCACCAGCAGCACGAACTGTTTCGGGTACGGGTTTCGGGACCTTTCGCCAGCAATC from Pseudomonas chlororaphis subsp. chlororaphis encodes:
- a CDS encoding LysR family transcriptional regulator; the encoded protein is MSEMDDLAAFAVLIEAGSFTLAAQQLGCSKGQLSKRISALEAQFTVVLLQRTTRRLSLTAAGAALLPQAQALLVQVERARQALARLKDDMAGPVRLTVPVSLGETFFEGLLLEFSRQYPEVQIELELNNNYRDLSRDGFDLAIRSEVANDQRLVARPLLAWHEMTCASPVYLEQYGEPQAPRDLAEHRCLLNSHYSGREEWLYHQQHELFRVRVSGPFASNHYNLLKKAALVGAGIARLPSYLLQAELADGRLRGLLRDYQTRSMPMYLVHPYQGGLPKRTQVLADYLIGWFKRSGEALDRL